A segment of the Gossypium hirsutum isolate 1008001.06 chromosome D10, Gossypium_hirsutum_v2.1, whole genome shotgun sequence genome:
TTTTTCTGATCTAGATATAGTAATTTATTgttgtttgtttctttttacTCTAGACAAACATTTGCCAAGGCACTTACAAAGAGCTCAAAAGAGGTATTTACTTAATAAAGATCTCAGGGCTCATCCATGAAACCGGTCAATGAAAGTGAATTTGTTAACTGGtttaacaaatggcttaaaagCTTGAGATGGTAATGTAATTGATTTGTTTTGCAGTGTGAAAATTGCTTGAAGAGTGAGACTGCGAAGTTTCAAGAGGTTTACGAGAAATTCTGTAAAGAAAAAACTATCCACCTGCAGTCTTTGAAAGGTAGTTTTTGAAGATCTATTAGAATATTTGTAGTAATACATCTGTCAGTATCCTAGGATAGGaaagttgtttatttaaactttaaactgcTGCTGATATGATAATAAACATTCTGAAACTAGTTTTTGGCTTATTTCTTTGGAAACTTGATTAGTAGTCTTTATGATTGATATGTTCTAAAATTTAGTATAATAAATGAAGTTcttcaatttttaaattcatGCCTTGGCTTCGTAGTACTGAtatagctttactcttaaacatGTATGTATGTCACCAGCATTGAATACTCAAATGGAACTTTTTCTGATAATTAAAGCTCTTTTTGCTATTCATTTCTTTCCTTAAGTGAGAACTCAATAATTATCTACGCTTGGGTCGAGCGATAAAGAATTTTATGTTTTGTCCTTTAAACAAGGTATTGGATCAAATCTTTTGGATAAAAAAAAACAGctttagcaaaaaaaaagaagtcaTAATTAACATAAACTAAACTTCTCAGAATTTGAAGTTTATGATTCAGAAAACCATGATTTTAAAACGATAAACTAAAAGACTTTATTTCTATACGAATTTAGACTTTTGATTGTATTCTGATTTATCAATGCTATCCCACAGATACTATTTCCAGATTTGAGGAAGACAAAGAAAGGCTGTTTGTGCGATATGAACAATTAAGTAAGCTACAAATAAAAAATTGCTGTTCCTCGATTTTAATGAAGCATAATTTATACTaatttggtattggttggtacgTTAGGGAAGAAAGAGAAGAGCTTGATATCCGAGCAAGAGAAATTCTATGCTGATAAAATTGCTCAGTTGGAGGAGTcattgaagaaaaagaaacaggTTATTAAACAATGAAACTGGAAAATTTGTTGACTTGAAAAAGCTTTAAACATCCATTTTTATACGTTATGCAAATGCAGGATGACAGAACTTTCAGCATTTTGAGGAAAACTCTTGGGTCTTTCCTCGACAATGGTTCGGATGAAGACTTCCCACCTGAAGATTGAAGATTTGTTTACAATGAAAAAGATGGGAGACATCTTACTGAGATATATAATCCTTTTCGTCCGTCGGTAAAATCTTAGTTTATGCTTTTACAGCAATTAAAAATTCCATGCATTTCTACATTGATACAGCATCAAAAGAACAAAGTTAAAAACAGCGGTTAGAGTTGCAAATGCCAGTTTTGGGATGAAAATTCTTTGCCTTGATTATTTTGCTAGTGAAAACTGCTAGAGTTGATGAGGTAGGGTCTTATTGTTATCTGCTAAACATTATCAGCATTAATTTCTTTAGAACCTATCCACTCTTAGCATTGAAGAGTGGGTTTTTGAAGAAGCACATATGCAGTCAAATGATGGACAGATTAGACCGATATTAGTAACACCTATAATCAATTGCGTGGATTGAGTTGATTTTAAATAGGGTTAATGtgtgttttaaaatttgtgttattttaaacgctccattttatttaaaattttaaattcgagttatttcagtttaattattttaaattatttattttatcattttaaatttagattattttagatcttaattttattatatttaaatattttaaaaaatttaatattttatgattaaattaaattgattggagTTTTGATTCGAATCATAAAATTTAGATATCATAATGCAAAGCATTGGAGGGGTCGTTTCGGAATGCACTGTTTTGTAAACGTTATCAGCTTGAGTTGCCAAACTCAAAATTTGGTGGTAATTGGTAAGGCAACATAAACTTACATTACATCAGCATCAGCAAATGGCATAACCGAATCTCTCATTCCGAGCTTATGAATAAATACTgatattttgtaaaaaaagaaaattacgtTAAATATCTCTAACTTatcgtcaaaattttaatttagtcctaaattttaaaatattttaattaaaatttcaaagtattaatattatattaattagattttttGTTAGTCTAATTGTTAGTTTAGGTGTTAAATGATAGTTCAAAACCAACATGGTGTGTCTTGACTTATATAGAGTGGTGGTTAAAGTTTTTCTCAATTACTCGTTTGGCACAGTTCAAATTGTGTTTACTTCTATCCCTTACcctaaaattgtataaaaaatcgTGGTGTATTTTGAAAACATATGGACTAGAAATAATTTATGAGATCGAtctatatgtatttaaaatttaatttatgtattttgaatGTTTCTTGTCACAATCTAACGGATGAATTGATTTAtactttcaaaattcaataagaatattttaaaattaagggcTCAGTTTAAAATATGAGCATACTTTAGGGATGTAAAATGTAATTAAccaaagaaacaaaaaaacacAAGGATAAGAATCGCTTACCCGAAACCTCACCGTATCACATGAAATCAAACCCCCACCATTCAAAGCTAGATACAGTGCCCCAAGCTCCTAATGATCAAAGATTCGATAATAGAAAATTCCTGAAAATCCACCAGCAATTGTTCATATGCTCTAATGTATATCAAACAATCATAGAAACCGTAATCATTTGTCGCCCCATCTTTGAAGAAGAACATGGTTTGTGAAGCTCTGTCCTTAACCATCCCTTTCTTTACAAATTTAGCCTCCAAAGATGCTAAACTAGCTACTAACCGCTATAATCTATGTCGTTCAACTCCAAGAATTCGATGCTCAAGTTCCAGTGCAGAAGGGCCTGTAACTGCTGGTAAGTTCCCATGCTTTCTCCAGttttcatttacttttttttttctttttgctacttaaaaattgatttttatggtGTTTCTGATACAGATATACTTGAAAATGATTATGCCTTGACTGGTACCGcttatgattttgaaagaggTACCATATCGATTACTCGTGAGTCCTTATCTTCTCCAAAGAAGGTAATTCTTGTAAGGCATGGCCTTAGCACTTGGAATGAAGAGGGTAGAGTTCAGGTTTGTTGCCTCTGGTTCTCGTTAATTAGTTTCTATTACAAGATATACATCTAATTTTaaggaggttttttttttttttttgagtttgcCATCATTGTGAACATATATGAAGCTAGACTATGTTGCTTGgattcgaagtgtttgatatggttGTTTGTTCAAAGGGTATATTTCTTAAAGAGTCGTATTTTCGTACCTATGTTTGAATATATGAATGatgaaaaacatcaaattttaaggagttttgagttggCTTTCATTGTGATTTGTGAACATATATGAAATTAGACCATGTTGCTTGGATTTGTGTGTAAGTGTTTGATATGGTTGTGTGTTCAAAggatatttttcttaaaaagtcGTATTCTCGTACCCATGTTTGAATATATTTCAGATACTGGTGCAGGGTTTAAGCATAATGAAGAACGGAGCGACATAGAAGTTGGTTCTTCCATTTGTCTCCAAATCCCCGAAATTATGAACTGCTGACTTTGCTATCTTTGTGTTGCAGGGCAGCTCAAACTTATCTGTGCTAACAGAAGCCGGAGTGAAACAAGCTGAAAGGTGTAGGCATGCCCTTGCAAAAATGCACTTTGATAAGTGTTTTTCGAGTCCGATATCCCGTGCTAAGGTATGACTACCGACCTTATTTGTTAAGGTTAGATGTATAGgattctttttgtatttttgaatcgTCTTTCTTTAATGCAGACCACTGCTGAAGTGTTATGGCAAGGGAGGGAAGAGCCATTGGTTTTCCTCGATTCACTGAAGGAAGCCCATCTCTTTTTCCTTGAAGGCATGAAAAATGGTCtgtttcattcatatatatacacatataagtaTGTATGTAGAACTTGTCTTAAGTACTTTACTAGCTTGGTCTATGTAGAAGTTATCATCTAGCCGGTTTTGAACTCGGTTAACTTAAGTAGCTAATTTCTGCTTTAGAATAATGCAAAAACATTCTGCAAGTATTAGACTAAATGATATTCAGAATTTGGAGGCAGTGGATGCTAAGGTGATATATCCAAAGGAGTACATAACATGGAGAGAGGATCCGGCGAATTTCTACGTCAACGGTGTTTACCCTCTTCGGAGACTATGGGCAACAGCTAGAGATGCTTGGAGGGAAATCTTGTTCACGCCGGTATACTCTCTTTTCCATTAACTTCTTTTTCTGTAATTGCTATATCTTTTGCATCCCAAATAAATTTGATCGATGAGTAATGGTGTTCATCATTTATCAGGGTGAAAGTTTTTTAGTTGTCACTCACAAATCAATTGTAAGGGCACTTATCTGCACAGCTTTAGGGCTACCCCCTGAGAGGTATGTCATTTtcttaacatataattataaatgttacCATTGGTGAACTGTATGTTCTTGCCAATGAAAACTGTATGTTCTTCACGTACTTATAATTTCCATTTCTTGCCAATGAGCTTTTAGAGATCTTGTTTAACTCTTAACTATTTGCTGCAATTGTAACAATAGAATAAAGAACATGCATCTAGGATTCACATATCGTTGTGGTTCATAAAGGTCTAATTATGGTTTCTACCCCTCTATTAcgttaaaatttgagatttaatcattttacttcAATTCGGCCTAATGGTCCTTCTAACTTTATAATTAGTAGGTTCAAATTGATAACATCTATGGTGTCTGCAATTATAGTGATGATGTTATATCAGCTTAGAGggattaaaaccctaattttaacATAGTTGCCGGACTAAAATCATAATTGAACCAAATACCGTTGCATTGCTGCTCGACTTTCAGCAGCTTTCTCTAACAGTTGTTTTTGATTCATGCTTCAGGTTTCGGTCAATCGATGTGAACAATGGTGGTATGTCCACATTTGTGTTCAACAAAAGAGGGGAAGCAATGCTTAAGTCATTGAATTTGACTGCTCATATGTATAGCGATCATGTGTATCTTTCTTGAATCTGTTTTTGAAGCCATAGCTGTTAATAATGTGAGAAACCAGACATAATCAATATGTTTGTTTTTGTGTAGTTCCTATGAACATAGGATTCTTTACCTTGCATAAAAACATTACACAGATTCCTGAATCCtgaccattgatttgagattaCTTATTTTACTAAATCAACGTCttctttaacttttaatttgggtttaTGATTTGTTTCCTACTGCTTGCTTTTTGTTCAAGTAATTAACTTGTTTGAACTTGAAAACATTTTTACCATCCCAAATTGTGACTAAAACGCGAAAATGACCTA
Coding sequences within it:
- the LOC107925087 gene encoding uncharacterized protein produces the protein MSTSKARNKKRGSESLLGKSDPKTRLIDDFDPDPDLSNDLKGIMSALQLIKEKAQKDGKKKNEETISSVAAEIRSKLDDLKSKFEKERQTFAKALTKSSKECENCLKSETAKFQEVYEKFCKEKTIHLQSLKDTISRFEEDKERLFVRYEQLRKKEKSLISEQEKFYADKIAQLEESLKKKKQDDRTFSILRKTLGSFLDNGSDEDFPPED
- the LOC107944363 gene encoding probable 2-carboxy-D-arabinitol-1-phosphatase — encoded protein: MVCEALSLTIPFFTNLASKDAKLATNRYNLCRSTPRIRCSSSSAEGPVTADILENDYALTGTAYDFERGTISITRESLSSPKKVILVRHGLSTWNEEGRVQGSSNLSVLTEAGVKQAERCRHALAKMHFDKCFSSPISRAKTTAEVLWQGREEPLVFLDSLKEAHLFFLEGMKNVDAKVIYPKEYITWREDPANFYVNGVYPLRRLWATARDAWREILFTPGESFLVVTHKSIVRALICTALGLPPERFRSIDVNNGGMSTFVFNKRGEAMLKSLNLTAHMYSDHVYLS